The Paenibacillus sp. RC334 nucleotide sequence CCTTATACTTTCTTTTATAGGTGCGGTGTTCAAAATTCAAGCTTTGTCTTGCGTGGTATTTGCTGTGTAGTTGATGCTTAAATACAGTCGTCGAAATCCGCTCATGCTCACACAACAATTCATCAAATGTGGCTTTATCCATTTCCTTTTGAATATGCTCTATTTTTCGCTCGATGTACTTAATTTTAGCGGCATAAAATTCTTTTTGAAGATTCAACAAAACATCATTTTGATGTTCACGTAAGCTCACAAAATCGGTATAGCCGAATTTGAACGCTGCTTTGGCCTTATACAGCCAACTGTTCAGCTTTCCTTGCGCCGCAGCCACATGATGATGAGCCAGAAACGAAAGGATACTTTGCGGACTTTCCCGATAAAACTTGCGATATACTTGGTATAAGAGTCCTGGCTTAATTTCCTCGGAATCCTGATTCTCATAGTAATGCTCATAATGTTGCTGCTCCAATTGGTAGGCCGCTAACTGCTGCTTTAATTGGGCCTGCTCATTTTGAAGCTCCATCAGCTTATGGATCTGATCATCCAATTCTTTGATCCGGTGCATCAATTCGGGCACGGATTGCTCGCTTTTCCATTCTTCAGACTTGTCATATTGGGGAATATGCTCAAAAAAAGCTTTCTGATTTTCCGCATTGCCCAGCGAAGCAACAAAAAAGCCATACCCCGACTTCTCCAGCTTATCCTTCACGTTTTGCACCGCTGCATTGTTTCCTGAAACAACTGCTACTGTCTTATTTTGCATGATCGTCAGGTTCGCAATAATGTTGAGAATGGTCTGTGTTTTACCTGTACCAGGCGGCCCCTCAATCACGGAAATATTGCTACTGAGTGCATGAATCAAGGCTTGCTTTTGACTCAAATTAAATTTAAAAGGAAAAATCATATGATCTGTCTGCGGTGCATTCCGAGTTAAGGCAGTTTGATTTATAAAACAGCTAAGAGCACTTTGGAGATGAATAAAAGCATTCAACCTTACCATTTGTTTACTCAAAAAAGATTGAGACTCGGATTCGAGATCGTTTCCATTATCTATCTGGGTATGCTCTGATATTTCCGTCCAATATTGAAGAATGCGGATGGCATTAGCATTGGTTAAGGCGCGATGGTGCAGTGTAAGCTGATCAGCATCTACAATCAGTGTTCTTCCCCATGTAAGCCATATTTTCACCTTTTGGTCGAATAAAATGACTTGCTTGACATCTTTCAAAGGCTTTTCTTGTACAAAAACTTCCTGTTCGGATACATCTATCACTTTCGGATTTTGGCTTATTAACGTATGCAACTGATCTAGCGGATAGTTATAGGTTTTACTAGAGTCATTTTGGAACGTCACAGTCGCTTTATTCCCTTGTATCGCGAATGAAAGAACTTCTGCAGTACGATCCCTATCTTTTAATATCAGTAAAAACTTCTGTTCATCCATTATGTTTCGATCCCTCTATATCTTCGATTAGTATGCTTTTATGTAAAATCATGGTGTTATAGGTATACCCCTCTTCTTCATTTCGACATTTTCCTGTATCATCCTTTTTTTGAAGTATTATTTTTGTCGCGATCAACTTTTCCATGCTTCATTCACAAATTAGAGTAGATTCACTACGTCACAATGAGATTGACCTTGGTAATGAGGGAGACAAGCTGATTTGACTATCCCTACTACGATCTCAGGAATAATGAAGCTTCCCATCCCAATCGTTCGTGCAACAAAAAACCGTTCCCCAGTTGATGATCAGAGCGTGCAATCCTGCACACTTACCATTCAACTGGAGACGGTTATTTGTCGGTACTCTAACTTTGCAGATAATCCCTCTCTTGCAACCGCTATTTCAGGCATTTCCGACCCTTTTATCGACTATCACAACGACGTTGAAGTGGCTTTGAAGCAGACTGACTATCAGGTTGGCCCGAATTTGTACAAAATCTTCAACGTTGTCTAATTTCAGTACGTTTATCAAGATAGGCCTCCTCATAAATAACGGGGTACGTATTGCAGGATGCTTAAGATTCCGTCAGCCGCCCACTGCCCCGGAGCGCTCTCCTGATGGCCTCGACCGCTCCGATCGCGCCCGCTTCGTTGCCGAGTGCCGCCTTGCGAATGTCCACAGCAACAGGACTTAATGCGGAGACACGTTCGGCCAATTCGCCAGCATATTCCGCATTTTTCTCCACGACGCCGCCACCCAGCACAACAAGCTGTGGATTAAGTGTGATGGTCAAGTTGGCGATGGCAACGGCCATCAGATGATAAGCCCGGTCCAACACGCGGGCCGCGAGCTGACTGCCCTCTGCAGCCGCCGCGAAGACATGCTTGGCCGTGACCGGACCGCCAGCCGCCTGCAGCGAGAGCACCGGGCACAGCTCCCCGTCTTCCATACAACGCGCCGCCTGTAATGCGATGCCAGTACCGGAAGCATGATTCTCCAACGCCCCGAACCTCTCCAAGACACCGCTCTTCCCTGCGGACAGCGTCTCCCGATCCATTTCGATCACGAAGTACCCGATCTCCCCAGCGGAGAAGGTCACCCCTTTATACAGCTGCCCGTTCAGGTACAACGCACCGCCGATGCCAGTGCCGACCGTAATCATTATAAAATGTTCACAGCCAGCCGCTGCACCCTTGCACTGCTCCCCAAGCGCCGCCATGTTCACATCATTGTCCAGCACCACAATTCCTTCATAGTTGTGCGCAATCCACGGGCGAATATCCTCTGCCGGCCAGTCCAGTGCTGGAGCGCTGGACAGAATGCCTGTCTGCTCATTCATCACTCCCGGCAAGCCGATACCCACTCCAGCCAGTTTGGAAAGTTTGGTTCCATGAGCTTGGCAAAATTGCCCCAGCTCGGCAAACAGCCATTCCATAAAGCTTTTCGGGTCCCTGCTCAGCTGCGTATCGAGCTTGCGTTTGCCGCGAATGCTCCCGTCCACCCCAGCGAGGCAAAACAAGGTCTTGGTGCCGCCGACATCAATCCCCGCGATCCACGCGGTAGGTGTGTCCGGCTTAGCATCGCCCGTCATCCATGATCCCTCCATTCCAGCGTGGTGCCATCAATTACGATGGTTCCGGATGCGGTACCATACACATAGGACACCTCGACCCGCTGACGCGCAGGATCGATCTCCCACGCGGTCAGGCGGAGCGGCTCGCCGTTATCGGCCGAATCCTCCGGCAGACACACCGTAAGAATGCCTGCTTTTCCTGAAAAAGCGGCTTGTCCCTGTAACACAGGCGTCTCCGCTTTGGAGCCGTATATTTTCGATACCCAGCCCTGCTGTTCGCTGACCGTGAAGCGCCCTTCCGTCAACCCGGCCGTTGTCCATTGTATAGCAAGCTTGACAGAAGAACCCGGATAAACCAAGGAAGCGGAAGCGCCCAGACTACCCGTCTCGCCCTCCAACAGCTCTACTACAGCTTCCGGGTGCAGATGAAACCGTTGCTCCATCTCGTGCTCCGCTTCGGCTTCCAGCCAATCGACTAACAGCATAATTGGAACCTCCGAACCAAGCAGCACCCACCTGCGATGTGTTACAGGATCGGACAAGCGAGTATAACCGTCATGGGAAGCATCAATGAAGTGATAACGGCTGTTGCTCTCCCAGCGGTATGTCTTCGCTTCGGCCGCAGGTGTGCCCCATTGCTGCGTGGACACATACGGCGTCTGATCCTCACCGTCCACCGTGATCGTATTATGCGCCCGTGTGCTTTTGAAATAATGGCGCCATTCCCCTTCTTCGTAGGTATACCGTCCGGTATCTGTGAAAAAAAGCTGCTGCTTCCACATCCATTCCAGATTCAGCGCATCGGCATGACCGTGCGCCCCGCCCATAGCGGCGGCGTCAAAAAACAAATACTGCTGCTCATCCCGCATTACATAGTACCCGGTCTGTGGAAATGCTCGGCTCGCCGTTGAAGGCTTGTAAGCAGCCTGAAGCTGCATATAACGTTCGTATTTCTCCGCTCCCAGCAGCCACAGGCTTTCCGAACTTTCCGCCCCCCGGCAGATCAGTTCGTCATCTTCGAGAATCGCGCCCAACAGCGTCAACCGCTGCCGCCCGTCACCAACCCAGTCGGAGTCGCCGACTCCGGTAGATTGATGGTCTGGCCGAATAAGCCCCTCCGTGAATGCCGTCATTTTGCGAAGTTGCTCGCCGAACCATTCCGAGAAGGGATAACCGGACAGCCGGCCCAGTAAATAAGGGGTACCGAACATTTCGATGCTGGCATTGTGATAATGGGTCGTAAGCTCAATCTGCACCCCTTCGGGGCCAACCTGATGCAGCAGGCAAAGCTCCAGCCGCTCGGCCGCCAACTGCCGCCAATACGGCGCGCGTGGATGCCAATGATAAAATGTGGCGATCATGAACAGACCTTGCATATGCATAATGGCATGATTAATTTCGGTACTGCCCAGATACCGGGTGAGGAACTCAGCATGCTCTTCCAGCCCCTGCAAAAATTCGGCGTGAAACGGTTCCGTCAGTAGTGAGCTGTCCTCCATATATTTGTAGGCAGAGATCCAGGACTGCACGCGCAATCCGGTTTCCAGCAGCCGCCAAGGGCCAAGCTTCTGGAAGAAAACGGCTTCTTCATAGGACGGAACGACTGGAACCGGGTTCTGCTTTCGCCAACCGCGATAATGGTTGATAAACGCGGAGACGTACTGCGGATTGCCGTTCATCAGGTATGCTTTGCCCAGATCCGGCATATGCCAATGCCGATTGATTCCCCAGGTGAACTCCGGGTCCTTGGAGGGATTATGCAGCCAATCTACCGGATCGCCTAGTGGAATCCAGCGGCTCAAGTCATGGGTGTAAGGCACGATAAATTCATTGACCACAGCATGATCGGCAATGGCGATTGACGCTTCGGCTTCGCCGGGAAAATGGCGGGCGTAATACTCCGCAGTCCTGCGCAATTCGAGCTGCGGCAGGTAATAGTCGTTCATTGCTGATCCTCAAGAAAATCTTCGCGGAAGGGATTGAACACATCCAGAATGACGGAGTCTTCCAGCGCCTTCACGCCATGCAGAACGTTATAACCCGCGTAGAAGCTATCTCCCGCCTTGAGAATGCGCGTCTCGTCGCCGACTCGGACCTCGAAGCTTCCTTTTACAATATAGCTGACCTGCTCATGCTTATCGTGGGAATGGACTTCTCCGACTCCGCCCTTGCGAAAGGTGACCTCCACCATCATCAGCGTTCCACCCATACCGAGAATTTTGCGGGAGCTGCTTCCGTCAATGACATGCGTTTTGGCTTCCCCATTTTCAATAATCATGCTTTTCTACCCCTTTCAGATAAAATAAGCGGCCGAACCGCTTGGGGAATCGGCCGCGGGACAGCCACAGGTTATTCTTCTGTGGACAATTTGCCCTGTAGCTTGGCAGCATCAAAATTGGGATCAGCTACAATATTGGTAGTACCAGATGCTCTTAATTTTTCCAGAGATGTATTATACCTGGTATCCAAATCCTTGATTATGGCATTCACATCACCGCCGGTGAATACAAATACGTTAAAGGCTTCTGCCCATTTCATGCCTTCCAAAGAGCTTTCCGTAATTATACTTGGATTAGCTGGATAAATAGCGTCAACCCGTTTTGGCAGGAATCCTTCAATGCCCGGAATACTCGGCTTCTTGCCTGAGCTCAACACGGCTGGGATTAAGGAGATTCCATAACCCTTTTCATAGTATTCACTTTGCAATTCCTTGCTGTACACGTACTCCATAAACTTCCAGGCCGCTTCCTTATGGGCGGAATCTGCGCTGATACCAATGTAGGAACCGCCGATAATTTGCGATGCCCCTTTAATGGTTCCGTCAATAGACGGCACGGGAACCGCTCCCCAGTTTTCGGTGGTCGGGAACTGGTCCTTGTACACTCCGGGTTCAGCCGAGTGGTTAATGTACATCCCGATTTTACCTTGGGCAAATTGCGCGCGTAGCGGATCGATATCCAGATTCTCCACTCCCGGCAGCATACTGCCGTCTTCTTTCATTTGCCGCAGCGCCAAAGCGATATCCTTGTACATGCCAAAATCAAACTGGCCTGTTTTGTAATTGTAACCGTCGATGCCTGTATTGTTGCTGACGCCTGCAATCGTATTCGCCGCCCGCCAGAAGCCGTTTCCGCTCTTGAACGGACTGGCAAAGCCGTAAATACCTTCGCTTTTGCCGACCTCTGTAATCTTTTTGGCCGCAACCACCATGTCGGCAAGCGTTGTGGGAGGAGTAGCGATGCCTGCTTTCTTAAAGATATCTTTATTATAAATCAGTCTCCAGATTTGCCCGGTGTTGGGCAAGGTAAATATCTTGCCGTCGATGGTGTTCTTATTCTCGATCAGGCTGTCTTTGAAGGTCGCCTTCATCTCGTCGCTCATATAGGAGTTGATCGGGGCCAGATAGCCTTTCTTGTAATAGGTCTGGAAATCGTTGACTTGCAGTACATCCGGAGCCTGCTTGCTGGCAAACGAGATGTCCACCGCCTGCGGATAATTGTCGCCCATAACGTTCATTTCCACTTCAATATTATCTCGGTTTGTCTGGTTAAACTTGTCAACCTTTGCTTTCATGAAATCGGCATCATGGCGGTCAGGCGTCCAGTAAATGATTTTGGTTTTCGCTCCCGTAGTTCCTTTGGAATCGGCCGGAGCGTCATTATTGCCACTGTCCGATGAACAGCCGCCCAGGCTCAAGGCCAGGACTGCGCTCAGTGTTAGGATAATCCACTTCTTAACCATCGTTATGCCCCCTTTTGTTTTTCCGGACAACCTCTGCGGTTACCCGTTAACGTAATCATAGTGGTTCCGTTTTCACGGGAGTGAGGGACATTTTAACTTTGTATGGGGGAAAAAATGATTGTCCCGGCTTGGTGTTCATTTCAAATACATCTGCCTGAAACTGGTGGGCGTCATGCCACAATACTTTTTAAACAGACCGCTGAAATACGGACGGTCCTCATATCCGAGCATCTGTGAAATTTCCTGCACCTGTACTCCTGCAATCAGCAGTTCCTTTGCTCTTTCCATTCTCATCTTGGTAATATATTGGATCAGGGTCATGCCTGTCTCCTTCTTGAAGGCGTTTGCAAAATAACTTGGGCTTAAATGAACCGCCCGAGCGCAATTGTGAAGCGTTAGATTCTCCTGAAGATGCAGGCGGATGTATTCCCTGGCCCGATGGATCGCTTGCGTAACATCCCTGAGCCGCTTCTTCTCTACAAATTCACAGCCCTTACTGCTGAAATGATTGATGTAGCTCTTCCAGCCGCCGAAGGTCAACGAACGGTTCTCCTCCAGCGCTGTTAAGTCAGCCTCCAACTGGATGCGTTCTTCCTCGGTGATCTCATCACAAAACGCCCGGTACATGGCGAAGGCGAGCCCTGACAGTAAGCGGATCATAGCCAGTGGCTCCGGAAATTTTTGGGACAATGTCCATTGGTGGAAAATGTCGTCAATCATGAGGTGACAGCTCGTTTTATTACCGCATCTCAGCGCATACAGCAATTCCTTTTCCTTCTCCACAGGGTAGTCTGGAGCTGCAAAATCCTCCTGCGCCAGTTCCGTATACCGGAATACACAATTGCCCTCGCTGTAAAAACGGTAAGCAAGCGCTTTGGCGGCATGCACAAACGCTGCATGGATTTCTCTGGGTCCCCGGGCCATCGTGCCCAGGCCAATCGAAACGGTTTTTTTGCTGAATTTCTCCACATTTCCCCGGCAAAGTTCCAGCAACTCCGAAGTCTCCATCCCATCTGGCGGATTAAAGATGGCTGCCAGCCGCTGCTTGCTCTCATGCAGCACAACACCCCGGGTATGCAAATTCAGCGTCTCGTCCAAAATATTTTTGATCGCAAAGGGAATGATTTCGTTGTCGTCAAGATGCAGAGTGTAGCCGTATTCGGTATAGCAGTCCATTTCGATGGCCATGACCATTAGTTTATCGGCTTCCAGATCAATATGGAGATCGCTCCAACGGCTATCGCTTAGACGGCCACCTGTTTCCTGGCGAAGCAGACTGGTCAAATAATCCTGGCGGAGCTGCAAATGGCTGGCGTCCATTTTTTGCTCCAACTGCTTAAGCTGCTCCGACTTGGCCCGTTCGGACTCGATTACCTTTTTCACTTTCAGCACTGCTTCCAGAATTTCCGGCGGAGTGAACGGTTTTAGCAAATAATCGGAAGCGCCAAGCTTAATCGCTTCCTGCGCATAGCTGAAATCGGAATAACCGCTAATAAAAATAAATTTGGTGCGTAAACATTGGCCAGAAGCGCGCCTCATCAGCTCCAGACCGTTGAGCTTCGGCATCCGGATATCACTGATGACGATATCCGGATCTTTCTCCAGCAGAAGAGTCCAACCATGCTCACCATCGCCTGCAGTGCCTACGACCTCAATATTGTGATCCGGCCATGGAATGGTCGCGGATATCCCTTTTACAACGGCTTGAATATCATCCATAACGCACATCTTCAAGTGATCCATTGTGACCTCCTACATAAACGGGATTGTGATGGTAACGGTCGTCTCGATGTCTGGAATACTCCTGAACGTAATGGAAGCCGACTCCCCCGTAATGCAGACTGAGCCTGCTCCGGAGATTGGACAGCGCATAACCCTTGCGGTCCGCATTATGCTCGTACACAGCCTTTTCCATCTGCTCAGCATCCATTCCGCAGCCGTTGTCGGTCACTTGTAACAGCAGGAACTCGCCTTGGCGGTACACTTTGATGAAGATGCTGCCAAGCACGGCCTTATCTCGAAACCCATGCAGAATGGAGTTCTCCACCAGCGGCTGAAGTAGTATTTTCAACATTGAAATGGAAAGATATGATAGATTTTCAACATGGATCGAATACGTAAATAGGTCCTCATAGCATTTTTGCTGCAATTGCAAATATTGCTCGACATGCTTAATTTCCTGTTTCAAGGTAGTGATATCGTTCCCGTTGTTCAGTCCTAGCCGGAACAATAGCGACAAGGAGACAATCATCTCACTAACATCTTTTTTCTCGCCGCTTTCGCTTTTCCAAAAAATAGTATTCAACGTGTTATATAAAAAATGAGGGTCCACCTGCGCCTGAAGCGCCTTGACCTCGGATTTGCGCTTGTCCTGCTCCGAAGTCCGCACCTCCTGAATCAGCAACTGAATCTGATCCAGCATTCGGTTAAATGTATGGCCAACACTGCTCACCTCATCCTCATACCTGCTGTTGAACCGCACATCCAGATCATTGTATTCCACCTTAGCCATCAGGCTCTGTAGTTTATGAAGCGGTTTCAATAAAGCGGAGGCCAGCAGGTTGGACAAGATAAGCGCGAGCACAATGCAGAACAGCATAATCCAAATGATCAGCCAGCGGATCTTCTTCAACGGATATAGCAGGTCGGCCTTGGACTGAATGCTGACCATCACCCAATCCTCATTCATGGATAGTGTGTTGTAATTGACCAGCAATTCCTCTCCCTTGGCATTCGTATAATGGAAATCCCCTTCTCCTCCCCTGCTAAAATGGTCGATAAACTCCCGTTCTGTATTAAAATCATACTGCCGGGCTTCGGGCTGGATCACCATCGTTCCATCCTTTTGTAGCAAAAAAAGCTGAACCTGATTATTCATCAGATCCTGCTCCAGAATGGCCCGCATAGCTTGCTCTCTCATATTCACAACCATATATACATTCGGAATATAATGATTGTCCAGCACCGTCGGCTTTAGCAGCAACGACAGCACGTTGCCTTTCCACTGAAACAGCTCGTTGCGATGGGTCCCGATCCACAGGGTATTCCAGCCTATCTGCTTTGTATAGGTTCCATATTCTTCCGAAAAGTGCTTCGTCCGGTCGGGAAAATCTTTGGTGGAGAAGAAATCGCCGATTGGCGTACTCAGATAAGCTGTATCAATCAGCGGCTCCACCAGCTTCAACTGGGCAAACGAAGTCTGCAACAAGGACAGATTCTGATAATAGTTGACAGCATTATTGCTGCGCACATCCTTCATCACCTGGTTGAACGTTTCATTCAGCATAAAGGAATAAGACGAAACTACAATATGCCTGAGATGTTCATCCATCACCTGCACTGATTTTTTTAAAATTCCCTGCTTAAGCTGCAAGGCATTGCGCTCGATGCTGCGAGCGGCAAAGAGATAAGAGCAGATCCCCGTCACGCTGATGCACAATATGGCCAGGAAAATAAATAGCAGTTGAATTCTCTTTTTCAGAGAAAGCTTGTAGAAACTGAGTCTCATTGGCCACCACTCCTTGAAGCCCATTGTATCAACAGAACCCAAGTTACTCTACCCCTTGACAGCACCAGCGGTAACTTGCATAAACGATTTACTGGCGAACACATAGACCACCAGAAGCGGCAGAATGGACAGGCAGGCGCCAGCCATCATCAGTTGAACCTCCGCGGCAGCTCCGATACCGTACCGAAGATTAGCCAATCCTACTGGGAGCGTCTGCAATTCCGGATTACTCATCGTGAACACAAGCGGCAAAATATACTCATTCCATGAGCCCTGGAAGGCTGAGAGCCCGGCAACGGCAAGCGCAGGCCGCAGCAACGGGAGCACAATCCGCCAATACACCGAATAAAAGTTGCAGCCGTCAATCATCGCTGCCTCGTCAAGATCCTTGGGAATACCTCTGAAGAATCCAATCAGCATGAAATAACAGGTGGCATGTGTGCTGACCAGTATAATGATGATGCCCCACAGCGTCTTGTTCAGACCGAGCATGACCATCAAGTCAAATTGCGGACGCAGCACCACAGCCCCGATCGAGATAAACAAGGTGGATGCCATGAGCAGAGAGTACGCCTTTTTGCCGATAAAATGTACCCGGTTCACTGCATAGGCGGACATGGACGCGACCAGCAGAGTACCGATTGTCGTAGCCACGCTTACAAAAATGCTGTTCAGGGTAAAGCGGGAGAAATTGGCGTTTTTCCAGGCCTGAACATAGTTGGAAAAGTGCCAGCTTTGTGGCCAGATGGTTGCACTGCTGGTCAGCTCCTGATTCGTCTTGAACGAGCCGAGTACCACGATGACAATCGGGAATATCGCTAGAATGGCCGTCGTGAGCAGGAACACCCAGAGCACTGTCTTGCCAGTCCAGCGCACCAGCTTCGGGGATAAGGTATGGTTGGTATGAGTATGATTCATTCTGTTCTCCTCCTGCCTGCTTCTAGTAAATATCATTCAGCTTCTTGGAAATACGGAAGTAGATGAACGTAACTCCCCCTACAAGCAACGCTGTAGTGAAGCCGA carries:
- a CDS encoding AAA domain-containing protein produces the protein MDEQKFLLILKDRDRTAEVLSFAIQGNKATVTFQNDSSKTYNYPLDQLHTLISQNPKVIDVSEQEVFVQEKPLKDVKQVILFDQKVKIWLTWGRTLIVDADQLTLHHRALTNANAIRILQYWTEISEHTQIDNGNDLESESQSFLSKQMVRLNAFIHLQSALSCFINQTALTRNAPQTDHMIFPFKFNLSQKQALIHALSSNISVIEGPPGTGKTQTILNIIANLTIMQNKTVAVVSGNNAAVQNVKDKLEKSGYGFFVASLGNAENQKAFFEHIPQYDKSEEWKSEQSVPELMHRIKELDDQIHKLMELQNEQAQLKQQLAAYQLEQQHYEHYYENQDSEEIKPGLLYQVYRKFYRESPQSILSFLAHHHVAAAQGKLNSWLYKAKAAFKFGYTDFVSLREHQNDVLLNLQKEFYAAKIKYIERKIEHIQKEMDKATFDELLCEHERISTTVFKHQLHSKYHARQSLNFEHRTYKRKYKEFVQHFPVVLSTTHSLRNCAPPNFLFDYVIIDESSQVDLLTGALALSCCKNAIIVGDTKQLPHIVDLKIKNKLSKNDVAHHFDYFQHNILSSMLSLYGEALPKVMLREHYRCHPQIIGFCNAQYYDDDLIPFTTHEENVEPLILFHTAKGNHMREVTRGEKLGKFNQRELDIVEEVLEHPFVTVKDKKEIGFATPYRKQVIKAGQVLSEEIESDTIHKYQGREKPLMILSTVLDQSAQGKKGIRFVDDPCKINVAVSRAQQQFVLVTGQNVFTKANSDVGNLIRYMEYSTLNENIIKSEIVSIFDLLYKEYSEVLIGLRDKKIKISKHESENIANVFLQELLKREEYRILNIQRQVYLKNFLSSTDLLDEGERKYIKNNASLDFVVYHKLDKRPQLVIEVDGFAYHENKPEQLERDRKKDSILAKYKVPFLRLKTEGSGEEQKVREMLDSVLGYK
- a CDS encoding ROK family protein, which translates into the protein MTGDAKPDTPTAWIAGIDVGGTKTLFCLAGVDGSIRGKRKLDTQLSRDPKSFMEWLFAELGQFCQAHGTKLSKLAGVGIGLPGVMNEQTGILSSAPALDWPAEDIRPWIAHNYEGIVVLDNDVNMAALGEQCKGAAAGCEHFIMITVGTGIGGALYLNGQLYKGVTFSAGEIGYFVIEMDRETLSAGKSGVLERFGALENHASGTGIALQAARCMEDGELCPVLSLQAAGGPVTAKHVFAAAAEGSQLAARVLDRAYHLMAVAIANLTITLNPQLVVLGGGVVEKNAEYAGELAERVSALSPVAVDIRKAALGNEAGAIGAVEAIRRALRGSGRLTES
- a CDS encoding alginate lyase family protein, translated to MNDYYLPQLELRRTAEYYARHFPGEAEASIAIADHAVVNEFIVPYTHDLSRWIPLGDPVDWLHNPSKDPEFTWGINRHWHMPDLGKAYLMNGNPQYVSAFINHYRGWRKQNPVPVVPSYEEAVFFQKLGPWRLLETGLRVQSWISAYKYMEDSSLLTEPFHAEFLQGLEEHAEFLTRYLGSTEINHAIMHMQGLFMIATFYHWHPRAPYWRQLAAERLELCLLHQVGPEGVQIELTTHYHNASIEMFGTPYLLGRLSGYPFSEWFGEQLRKMTAFTEGLIRPDHQSTGVGDSDWVGDGRQRLTLLGAILEDDELICRGAESSESLWLLGAEKYERYMQLQAAYKPSTASRAFPQTGYYVMRDEQQYLFFDAAAMGGAHGHADALNLEWMWKQQLFFTDTGRYTYEEGEWRHYFKSTRAHNTITVDGEDQTPYVSTQQWGTPAAEAKTYRWESNSRYHFIDASHDGYTRLSDPVTHRRWVLLGSEVPIMLLVDWLEAEAEHEMEQRFHLHPEAVVELLEGETGSLGASASLVYPGSSVKLAIQWTTAGLTEGRFTVSEQQGWVSKIYGSKAETPVLQGQAAFSGKAGILTVCLPEDSADNGEPLRLTAWEIDPARQRVEVSYVYGTASGTIVIDGTTLEWRDHG
- a CDS encoding cupin domain-containing protein produces the protein MIIENGEAKTHVIDGSSSRKILGMGGTLMMVEVTFRKGGVGEVHSHDKHEQVSYIVKGSFEVRVGDETRILKAGDSFYAGYNVLHGVKALEDSVILDVFNPFREDFLEDQQ
- a CDS encoding sugar ABC transporter substrate-binding protein; protein product: MVKKWIILTLSAVLALSLGGCSSDSGNNDAPADSKGTTGAKTKIIYWTPDRHDADFMKAKVDKFNQTNRDNIEVEMNVMGDNYPQAVDISFASKQAPDVLQVNDFQTYYKKGYLAPINSYMSDEMKATFKDSLIENKNTIDGKIFTLPNTGQIWRLIYNKDIFKKAGIATPPTTLADMVVAAKKITEVGKSEGIYGFASPFKSGNGFWRAANTIAGVSNNTGIDGYNYKTGQFDFGMYKDIALALRQMKEDGSMLPGVENLDIDPLRAQFAQGKIGMYINHSAEPGVYKDQFPTTENWGAVPVPSIDGTIKGASQIIGGSYIGISADSAHKEAAWKFMEYVYSKELQSEYYEKGYGISLIPAVLSSGKKPSIPGIEGFLPKRVDAIYPANPSIITESSLEGMKWAEAFNVFVFTGGDVNAIIKDLDTRYNTSLEKLRASGTTNIVADPNFDAAKLQGKLSTEE
- a CDS encoding helix-turn-helix domain-containing protein; the protein is MDHLKMCVMDDIQAVVKGISATIPWPDHNIEVVGTAGDGEHGWTLLLEKDPDIVISDIRMPKLNGLELMRRASGQCLRTKFIFISGYSDFSYAQEAIKLGASDYLLKPFTPPEILEAVLKVKKVIESERAKSEQLKQLEQKMDASHLQLRQDYLTSLLRQETGGRLSDSRWSDLHIDLEADKLMVMAIEMDCYTEYGYTLHLDDNEIIPFAIKNILDETLNLHTRGVVLHESKQRLAAIFNPPDGMETSELLELCRGNVEKFSKKTVSIGLGTMARGPREIHAAFVHAAKALAYRFYSEGNCVFRYTELAQEDFAAPDYPVEKEKELLYALRCGNKTSCHLMIDDIFHQWTLSQKFPEPLAMIRLLSGLAFAMYRAFCDEITEEERIQLEADLTALEENRSLTFGGWKSYINHFSSKGCEFVEKKRLRDVTQAIHRAREYIRLHLQENLTLHNCARAVHLSPSYFANAFKKETGMTLIQYITKMRMERAKELLIAGVQVQEISQMLGYEDRPYFSGLFKKYCGMTPTSFRQMYLK
- a CDS encoding sensor histidine kinase translates to MRLSFYKLSLKKRIQLLFIFLAILCISVTGICSYLFAARSIERNALQLKQGILKKSVQVMDEHLRHIVVSSYSFMLNETFNQVMKDVRSNNAVNYYQNLSLLQTSFAQLKLVEPLIDTAYLSTPIGDFFSTKDFPDRTKHFSEEYGTYTKQIGWNTLWIGTHRNELFQWKGNVLSLLLKPTVLDNHYIPNVYMVVNMREQAMRAILEQDLMNNQVQLFLLQKDGTMVIQPEARQYDFNTEREFIDHFSRGGEGDFHYTNAKGEELLVNYNTLSMNEDWVMVSIQSKADLLYPLKKIRWLIIWIMLFCIVLALILSNLLASALLKPLHKLQSLMAKVEYNDLDVRFNSRYEDEVSSVGHTFNRMLDQIQLLIQEVRTSEQDKRKSEVKALQAQVDPHFLYNTLNTIFWKSESGEKKDVSEMIVSLSLLFRLGLNNGNDITTLKQEIKHVEQYLQLQQKCYEDLFTYSIHVENLSYLSISMLKILLQPLVENSILHGFRDKAVLGSIFIKVYRQGEFLLLQVTDNGCGMDAEQMEKAVYEHNADRKGYALSNLRSRLSLHYGGVGFHYVQEYSRHRDDRYHHNPVYVGGHNGSLEDVRYG
- a CDS encoding carbohydrate ABC transporter permease codes for the protein MNHTHTNHTLSPKLVRWTGKTVLWVFLLTTAILAIFPIVIVVLGSFKTNQELTSSATIWPQSWHFSNYVQAWKNANFSRFTLNSIFVSVATTIGTLLVASMSAYAVNRVHFIGKKAYSLLMASTLFISIGAVVLRPQFDLMVMLGLNKTLWGIIIILVSTHATCYFMLIGFFRGIPKDLDEAAMIDGCNFYSVYWRIVLPLLRPALAVAGLSAFQGSWNEYILPLVFTMSNPELQTLPVGLANLRYGIGAAAEVQLMMAGACLSILPLLVVYVFASKSFMQVTAGAVKG